Within Lepus europaeus isolate LE1 chromosome 8, mLepTim1.pri, whole genome shotgun sequence, the genomic segment CTTGATACAGGGTTTGGACACAGACCATTAACCTCTGCCTAGGTCCTGCTTGTTTTTAAGGATATTTCTTACCTCTCTGCATCCTCTGGCTTGGGAAGAACCCATCAATCAGAGTGTGGATGGTGAAATTCTGAGTATTTGGCCTAGAAGTATTTGAAAGTAGGATGAGCACTCCTCCCAGACGCCTCTCACACACGCGTGTACTCACACAGCCACATGCGCTCAGGTGAATATTCTTCCAGATGtctcacacacacgtgtgcattcACACCCACGTGCACTCACACAGCCATGTGCAGATGAACATCCTCCAGACATCTCACACACGCGTGCATGCAGATGAACGTTCCTCCAGACGtctcacacacgtgtgcacacaacCATGTGCCAGTGAACGTTCCTTTCAGACATCTAACACATACACGTGCACTCACACAGCCATGTGCAATGAACGTTCCTCCAGACATctcacacacgcgtgcacacagaTGAATGTCCCTCCAGACATctcacacacgtgcactcacatacacatgcacTGCACCCAGCTCAAGTACTCAGCTGGCGCAGCCTTCAAGGAAGCAGGCATAGGGTCACTGCAGCTGAGCTCTgttatttcattttcagtttaGAACTATTTGCAGCTGACAGAAGCTAGAACCTACTTAACTGCCCCTAAAATTCCCAGTTTCGCTGGAGCTCCAGGACTGACGTGTTGTTTGCGAAGCTTCAGAGCACACAGCCTTGagctcctttctcttcttttctccagGCAGCGTCTCCTTGGTCATTTATTACAGCCTGCTGCATCCAAAGTCCACAGACGTCTGGCAGGGCTTCGTCAGGAAGTGCTGTGGTGTTGCAGGGgatgagaaagcagagagacCATCTTCACCCCGCACTGCGGCCCTCGCTGGAGAGAGGTCGGGCCCGAGCCGAGGGGAGAGTTACGAGCTTAGAAGTCTGGAGGAGCCCCCCAGCCTGGAGACGGGCCctccagaggctgggctggggggccaGATCTCTGGGGAGGACTCATTCCTCAGTCACCACCACTGGCTGCTGGTGAAGCTTGCCCTAAAAACAGGAAACGTGTCTAAGATCAACGCGGCCCTTGGAGATGACCGTCCTGGCTGCTTTTGTGCCCCTGCATGGGCATCGAGTCCACGCTGCAGCCTGCACGGGAGGCCCCTGGTCTCCCAGCCAGAGCTCCCATCGGCCATCCTCAACCCCTCAGCCATAGAGAATGGCCCCGAGCCTGAAGGTGTCCGGAAGGCAGAGGCTGGCCCCTGGGAAACCTCCAGTTACATCTCCTTTGCCAGTGATCCTCGGGATGCCATGCCTGgccaggggagggaggacagCCCAACGGGGGGACCTGGGGCTGTTCCTGGGACACAGAGGAGGGATGCAGGtaggcagccgggacaggagaGCACCACAGTGTACTTCAGTGCCACCGCAGAGGGGATTGCGTCCTCACCCCAGGAAGGCAGCCCAGCAACTCCACAGACCTCCCATGCTGGGAGACAGGGGAAGAGCATCCCCCTGCAGCCGGCCTCGCGTCAGCCCACAGCTGGGCCCTTTGCCATCACCGTGGCCAACATCAGCCCCATCCTAGGTGTGGGCCCATGTGGAAGCTTCCGCCCCAGTGCCGCATCTGCTGGGAGAGCCCCCAGTAGCTCAGAGCGTGGGGAGCAGCAGGAGCCTGCAGGGGACCTAAGTCATCCTGCTGCTGTTGGCACACTCCAGTCACTGCCGAAGATGAACCTGAGGCCTGCCGATCAGCCCTGCTGCACATCCACCCCTAAGTCTGAGTCTGTGCAAAGGGACAGTGGCTGCAGGGCCAGGGTAAGGCACGAGACAAGCTTTTTCATCTGACCACAGTCCATGGGAAGAGCCGACAGGCCAGCCAGGCAAGCTAGTCATTGGGCATGGTGAGACGAGACATGCCACTGTTGACACCTGCGACTTGGACACACCCCTTCTTCGCTGGCTGTCCCTCTGCATACCTGGAGGTCGTGGGGCTAGGCGACTTCTACCATTCTAACTCAGTGTGGCCAGGGACAAAAGGCCTCCACTTCCCCATTCTATGTTTTTGCTTTGGCTTCTAGGAAACTCTAATGTAAAACCCAGGGTCCATTTTTTATACTGGATTCTTACTATAACCAGCTGTTCTTGACACCAAGAGGGCTATTAGGCTATTTTTTAAGTGTATTCTGTCTGCATTAGTTTATGAATCTCATGGTAAGTGCAAGCCGCTTCTGGAAGCAGTTGAAGACTACGCACATGACCAACAAAGGAACTGAAGGCACAGTGGTCGTTGTGAGGCTTTCCCACTCCCTGCAGAGCCTATATGACATTTCTTGTTAAACATGGGCCATCCCATGGTTCCTCTGTCAGTTCCCactactgcttcactctccaatttcTTTATCTCCAAACTTGGCTCCCTCATCTGTTTGATGTGGAATACGGTCcatggggtttttgtttgtttttgaagtgatagagacaaaaagagatcttccatctgctggttcacgcaccccaaatggctgcaacagccatagcaggaccaggccaaagccagtagcctggagttccatctgagtctcccatgtgggtggcacaggcccacATACCcggggcatctgctgctgctttcccaggtgcattagcaggaagctggataggaagcagtgcagccaggactcaaacccgtggtCCAAAATGGGatccggcagtgcaggcagcaacTTATCTCACTGCAGCAGAACGCCAGCCCCCATCCATGGTTTAGGACCAGGCAACAAGAAGGGAGGCCAGCATGCCTTTCCCTGAGCTCGGTTTCTCTCCGGCTCTTCCCCGTCACGATGCTCTTCGTGGACAGGTTTCCCACACGTCAGGAAGGCTTCCTTCACAGCTGGCCAAGGAAGTGCAGTCACAAACCTTCGAGCAGAAAGGCACACActggagctgggggctggaggttTTTTGGGGTGGGTAGGTTTTATGTTCTCCAAACACCTCTGGGTTTGGGGATGGTTTTGGAGCCCTGCAGGAGAGACACTGGACCCCTTGGCTCTGCTGCATCCACGCTGAGAGCTGAGATTTTCTGCATAAGCTCAGACCACCAGCATCCTCCTGCCAGCCACACAGCCAATCAGACAGCAGATAGGGCCTTGGCGCTCTTGATACAACAGGTAGATGCAGCGTAGAGATAGCTTGTGCACAGAACAGTCCCTGTCTGTCACAGCATCACAATCCCCCTCCATCCTGCCTCACCTGACCTGGTTGAAAAACCACAGGCCTCTGCCTTGACTAAACTGACCCCTGCTCCACATGTGTCCCCCCAGAGTGGGCTCAAGCTCCACCTCTGGGGAGCCTACCCTGCCTTCCTGCcccactccctctgccccaggctgccctctgGATATCTCTTCCCAAACCCGGAGCCCCTCCTGAAGGGTAATTAAAGGTTGTCTTACCTTTGAGCTCTGTAACTCCAagggccagcacagggcctgacACAAAGTGGGCATGGGAGCTCACAGGATGAATTAGTGATGCTGAAGACACCACTAGCGGCTCTGGTGCCCACCCTGGTAAAAAGGCATTTGGGCCGTGATTTCTGACAAATCTTCCTTAGTAGCCTTTCTCCCATGAAGCAGCACCTGGTACCATCAAACAGTAAGAACTGGGCATACACTTTATTCACCGCCACCTCTAGCCAAAGCTGGGAAGACCACAGGCTACCCGGAACCCGCACACAAATGTGTCCGTGACAATGAGCTCCGGGGCAGGCTGCTCCACATGGCTCGGGTGCTCAGCACCCACCTCTCCCGGGAGCTCACTGCTGAGGGGCTCAGGACGTCCCCCCCAGAAACCAAGCTTCCAAGAGCACATTGTGGGTCGGGTCTCTGTGGGAGCAATGACACCGCACCTGCTGCCCGGTGGAGGCCTCTGACCTCCGGCTCACACTCAGCACGGCAGTTCACAGAGTTGCGGGTGCGTTAAGGAAGGAGGCCAGTGGTGCCATCCCACCTGCTGAGACCACCCCGAGGGGCACGCAGAGGGACTGCCACCACCCATGGGCCCCCTGCGACCTGTGCTGTAGGGAAAGACTGCAGCCGACCCACCTTCCTTGGAGGAAGCCAAGGAGCTGAATGCCCCCTGCGAATTCTACAGGTACCGCCATGGCCAGACCCAACCATGGCCAGTGGCACCCTCCacccctgctcccactcccagAGATGCCATAGCCCTCACTCCCGCGGCCCAGGCCACTGGCTCCCTAGATCTGGACTCCTGGGTAACAATGCCCGGTGGCCTGGGTGGGCATGGCAGGCACACGTGTCCACGTCCCCTGGCCAACGGCGCTCCCTCAACACCCCGGGGACACAGACAGGGGGCCCGCGCAACCCCCTCCAGAGTCTTCAGTTCATAGGTCAAGGTCACAGCTGCGGGGACACCTTTGGCAGCAGAGGTCAGAAGTCCCCAAGGGCCAGTGAAGACGCGGCCACACCCAGTATCCCTGCGGTGGAAGTCCTGCCTCCCACAGCAGGCCAGATGACCTGTCACTTAGGTTTGGATCGTATAACGCCAGAAAGATTCTATGGCTACCCAGAGGCCTGGCACTTGTACATCCAGAAGCAGGTTGCACATCCGTGTCCCGAAGATCTCATACACAAAACAGAGGTTTGACCCACATTTCCTGACACCGCCAGGCAGAGCCTGGGGACCACCCCCAAGTACTTTCGGCTCTTCTGTCCTGATTTTCGTCCTGTATTCCTACCTTTCTTCATCCCGGGAAGCCTTTTCGCAGTACTCAGAAAGGCAAAGGAACACCTGACACACATGCAGCTAGCACTCCAGGAAGCAGAGCCCCTGAGCACACACGGTGAGGGCCTACACCGAAGCCCGAACCCCTGACAGAAAACCCGGGGCCCCAAGCCAGAAGCTCAGGCCCCCAGACCGGAAGCTCAGGTCCTCAGACTGGAAGCCCGGACCCCTAGACCGGCCTCGGCTCGGTTTCCTCTCTGCTTCCAAACACAGATAGGCCTTCTGAGGAACCTTCCCAAAGGGCAAGTCTGCAATGGGGCCTTCACACAGGAAATGGCTGGTTGTGTCCGCACCCCCAGAGGATGGGAGTCGGGTCACCCGGGCGTGGCAAGCCAGGACAGCGGCTGTGGATTTCCACTGCATGTTCCGCCGCAGCAGGACTGACGCTCAAATCCCTCTCGGGCCTGTTCCGGATGGCCCTCAAGCCAAACCCCGGTTACACTAAGCAATCAAGCACCAAGAAAGCGTTTTACTTGAAGCTCAGTCTTGCTACTCCTtctcattgttatttattttcatgttatttgaaagacagaggtgtcTCCTTCACTGGGTCattcccacaacagcaggggctgggccatgccaaagccaagagcccggaactccgtccaggtctcccatgcggctggaAGGGACTCAAGCagttgcgccatcacctgctgccccaggtacattagcagggagctggcaccaagcaacatcttaactcctgcaccaaatgcccaccctgagttGCTCTCTTGAAAGCTGTTTGCTGTCCTGAAATGGGGTCTACTCTCTATACTGTTCAGGATCACCATCTCTCCGGGCTACCCCAGGACTAAAGAGTTTCCTGGGATGTGAGATTTTAGTGCTGAAACCAGATATTCCCTGGCCAATCAGGATGCTTGGGGCTGGCTTGTAGGGCAAGagataaagccgccacttgcagttccatcccctatcagagcgttGGTtgggagttccagctgcttcccttctgatccagcttcctgccagtgcacctgagagagcagcagagagggCTCCCGTCCTCtggcctctgccacacatgtgggaggccaagaaggtgttcctggctcctgacttcatcctggcccacaCCTTgttgtcgcagccatttggggagtgaaccaactgatggaagatcgcgctgtctctccaccttttaaataaataaaggatggtCACCCTCATGCCTGTCAGCCCTACCCAATTTTCCACTGTCACGGAGCCACCAAGTCAAAGAAGAAAATACTCCCTGGTTAAAAATCTGGGAGATGGTACAAGTTTACCAAAGTCAGTTCCTACAATCCCAAGCCCCCACCCTCCAAGCCTCCATAGCCTTGCAAAAATGAATGTGACCAGAATCCCCCTCACTGGCCACCACACCAAAGTCAGGACCACGGTGAACTGCAAGCTACAGCAGTGGTATGTGCAACCCTGCTCCGAAGTCAAAGCTGGGATCCAGATCTGAGTTAACACCTCTCGAGGAAGAAAACTCCCAtggaaaaaaacatggaaaaacccTTTGCTGTGACCACAGAGACACAGTCACCACGCAAAACTATAATTACAGTGGTGCCCAGCAGGCTTTCCATGACAAATGACTCTTGGTGGAGTGCAATTCTTTCCAGCTGCAGTCAGCTATGGACAGGTTTCCAGCCCACTGGGGACTCGCCTGATTTGTTAACAAATTGGCAAGGCTGGGGTTGAGGGAAGATGAGACTGGGAACAGAATAAATGATATGGATTTTTATTCAGTCCTTtcagctgagactagaacacaAAGAAGGAAACAACCAGGGCTCACACTGTAggacagcaggttaggccaccacctgcgacaccagcaccccCTGTAAGTGaaggttcgagtctcggctgctcccatcctcccatccagctcactgcttatgtgcctgggaaagcagccgaagacagcccaagtgcttaggcccctgccacccacatgggagacctcagcctgacccagcacccaccagtgtggctatttggggagtaaaccagcgggaggaagatctctctttgtctcttcctctgtaattctgcctttcaaataagtaaagtaaatcCTTTTCCcaaaaaaggaagaagcaaaacAACCAAGAGCAAAAGGGGGTATCATCTGAACCCTGAGACTAAAAGTGATGCTCTGTCTTCGGTTCTATTTAAAAGCTGCAGCATTCAGTAACAGAACCAAGATAGACTTTTGTGTTTCTTACACACTACACACTTCCAGCAACCCTGGAAGAAATGAGCCTTGTGCGCACTCTGTCTTTGAGGGAAAGCAAAGTAGGGGCAGGGAGAAGTGAGAAGTGAGAGCGGATTCTCGTCTCAGCCcttttctcactaactctgtgaCCATAGACGATAGCTGAGTCTTCTGAAATAGGGGTATTGTTCATTTGTCTGAGttacagaattcttttttaaagtttattttcatcttatttaaaaggcagagaggagagagagagattccatctgctggttaactccccaaatgcccagaacaaccagggctgggtcaggctgaagccaggagccaggagcttcattcaggtctcccacatgggtgacaaagactcagtatttgagctgtcacctgctgcctcccgagtgtgcatgagcaggaatcaggagaggggccagcactcctatatggaatgcaAGCTTCCTAAGCACGGTCTtaacactgcaccaaacactcgTCCCGAGAGCTTTTATGCGTATCCACGCAGGCCACAGATGTGGACAGCAGATCctgcctcctgctctctctcAATTCCTCAAGCCGGTTCTCCCAGCTACCTCCAGGGGGTGCAGGGTCAGGGAGTCACCGTGCAGGGTCAAGGACCCAGTGTTTACTGAGACCAGGGAATCAGGGGGATGCCTCCACCCCCTTTCTGCCTCACCCGACTCACCCCAATTCGATGGCGAGCTGCATCCTGAGGAAGTGCAAGATTGTCATGGCTGATAGTTTTACAGTGATTGCTCCGACACCATAAATGCCTTGAAGGCCCCCTGCCTGGTCTGGTGACCTCATACGGCCTGAGGAGCAGAAGCTTAGCCACGGAGCCTTCGGGAAGGGGGCACAGACCCTCCCCAAGACCTGCAGGCTCACAGGATGGCCGTGAGCTCTGATGACAAAGTGCTCCTCAGGCAAGGGTAACTCAACCAGCAAGTCAGGCCCCCGTCTGCCCTCGAGTGGCTAAAACAGTGCTGCTGGAACAGTGAGGAAAACGGGCCTGGTTCCGGTGGCCGACCCT encodes:
- the XKR5 gene encoding XK-related protein 5, whose translation is MHAGLLGLSALLQAAEQSARLCAAVYYLVTGRLLWGWLALSVLLPGFLAQGLSYLWLRADGHPRHHLLLLLHLLQLGIWKRHWDTVQAALSEEGQTARQGALWLQEADLAALRLLEALLQTGPHLLLQAYIFLALDFTGPVPGVSALLAWSSLSWALVSYTHLLGAMKLHHWAMPWTALFCQQLWRMGMLGARILTLVLFCKAYGAWVLVVGGAHWLGMTFWLVAQQSDIIDSTCHWKLFNLLVGAVYVFCYLNFWDSPSRNRMVTFYMVMLLENTALLLLATNFLQEASQTSLWTVAGALSGFVTGSVSLVIYYSLLHPKSTDVWQGFVRKCCGVAGDEKAERPSSPRTAALAGERSGPSRGESYELRSLEEPPSLETGPPEAGLGGQISGEDSFLSHHHWLLVKLALKTGNVSKINAALGDDRPGCFCAPAWASSPRCSLHGRPLVSQPELPSAILNPSAIENGPEPEGVRKAEAGPWETSSYISFASDPRDAMPGQGREDSPTGGPGAVPGTQRRDAGRQPGQESTTVYFSATAEGIASSPQEGSPATPQTSHAGRQGKSIPLQPASRQPTAGPFAITVANISPILGVGPCGSFRPSAASAGRAPSSSERGEQQEPAGDLSHPAAVGTLQSLPKMNLRPADQPCCTSTPKSESVQRDSGCRARVRHETSFFI